In one window of Armatimonadota bacterium DNA:
- a CDS encoding CocE/NonD family hydrolase, translating to MRRFVFVWIIMLVLGLNAVGLAQGNPDNPPEKVSKPFTYSGYTAPQYKAIEVFAAYVPLSDGEKLAVDVYLPQDGPERTTFPVILGYTPYQRSSIDPNSGKIRDLTSSEEARFFLSYGYAVAYADMRGTGASTGWLMDFMPRIAQDGKELVDWIAAQPWCDGNVGMYGGSYVGWSQTAVASQKPAALKCIVPAVIPLEGYTGEVYPGGIYVQGFLKHWSEYMYPLQRNYYLPDVGIQPAKPVIDEDGDGDLADEIPVDANGNGGFLDDGDPPTYRDGVERKHVYYEATRRHDSGNYDYASWAAKLTFIDARSPLGPTLYELGPNAHVRGMMESGIPIYNLGGWFDGFTRGSFELQCTLRPTNPSKLLMVPGYHGLGSGPFWEFLGEDRTQVLQMLLTEHLRFFDRYLKGIENGVDLEPPIYIYVMNGGGWRFEDEWPLKRQVLTRYYFDASNCLSGQREQDGADTYAADFTHSSTYGTNGGNRWLGIAGESPDQMPDRTEKDKQCLIYTSPGMDRDTEVTGHPIVRFWVSSTAEYGDFFVYLEDVDENGEAILVTEGQLRAGFAALRDNDRIIAGGKSGIDVLPDLPWHGYEKADYTDRALAGGAVVALVIDFHPTSWVFRKGHRIRVAIACADYPTYQLHPKLSTGNDPGDDDNIVPTITVYRDDAHPSHVELPVIPASAERT from the coding sequence GTGAGGCGTTTCGTGTTCGTCTGGATCATCATGCTTGTGCTCGGGTTGAATGCCGTGGGCCTTGCCCAGGGCAATCCGGATAACCCACCGGAAAAGGTCAGCAAGCCTTTTACCTACTCGGGATACACGGCGCCTCAGTACAAGGCCATCGAGGTCTTTGCGGCCTACGTGCCTTTGTCCGACGGCGAGAAGCTGGCGGTAGACGTGTACCTTCCGCAGGACGGCCCGGAGCGGACGACATTCCCGGTCATCCTCGGCTACACGCCATACCAGCGTTCCTCCATTGACCCGAACTCCGGCAAGATACGCGACTTGACGAGCTCAGAGGAGGCGCGATTCTTCCTGTCCTATGGCTACGCGGTCGCGTACGCCGACATGCGGGGCACGGGGGCCTCCACCGGGTGGCTGATGGATTTCATGCCGCGGATCGCGCAGGACGGAAAGGAGCTGGTTGACTGGATCGCGGCTCAGCCCTGGTGCGACGGGAACGTCGGCATGTACGGCGGATCGTACGTCGGCTGGTCGCAGACGGCGGTTGCATCGCAGAAGCCTGCGGCGCTGAAGTGCATTGTCCCGGCCGTGATACCCCTCGAAGGCTACACGGGCGAGGTCTATCCCGGCGGGATCTACGTCCAGGGGTTCCTCAAGCACTGGTCTGAGTACATGTATCCGCTTCAGCGCAACTACTACCTGCCTGACGTGGGGATTCAGCCGGCCAAGCCGGTCATTGACGAGGACGGTGACGGCGATCTGGCTGACGAGATTCCCGTGGATGCAAACGGCAACGGCGGCTTCCTCGACGACGGCGATCCTCCCACCTACCGCGATGGCGTCGAGCGCAAGCATGTCTATTATGAGGCCACGCGGCGACACGACAGTGGCAATTACGACTACGCGTCGTGGGCTGCCAAACTGACGTTCATCGACGCGCGCAGCCCCCTCGGGCCGACGTTGTACGAACTGGGGCCGAACGCGCACGTACGCGGCATGATGGAGTCCGGAATCCCGATCTACAACTTGGGCGGGTGGTTCGACGGTTTCACCCGCGGCTCGTTCGAGTTGCAGTGCACGCTGCGGCCCACGAACCCGTCCAAGCTGCTGATGGTGCCAGGGTATCACGGTCTGGGTTCGGGGCCGTTCTGGGAGTTCCTCGGCGAAGACAGAACGCAGGTGCTGCAGATGCTGCTGACAGAGCATCTGCGATTCTTTGATCGCTACCTCAAAGGAATCGAGAACGGAGTGGACCTCGAGCCGCCCATCTACATCTACGTCATGAACGGCGGGGGCTGGCGGTTCGAAGACGAATGGCCGCTGAAGCGGCAGGTGTTGACGCGCTACTACTTCGATGCGAGCAACTGCTTGAGCGGACAGCGGGAGCAGGACGGCGCGGATACGTATGCGGCGGACTTCACCCACAGCTCAACCTACGGCACCAACGGCGGCAATCGCTGGCTGGGGATTGCGGGCGAGTCGCCCGACCAGATGCCGGATCGCACTGAGAAGGACAAGCAGTGCCTGATCTACACATCACCGGGTATGGATCGCGACACGGAGGTCACCGGGCATCCGATAGTGCGCTTCTGGGTCTCCTCGACCGCGGAGTACGGCGATTTCTTCGTGTACCTCGAAGACGTCGATGAAAACGGCGAGGCGATTCTGGTCACCGAGGGGCAACTGCGGGCCGGCTTTGCCGCGCTCCGCGACAACGACAGGATTATCGCGGGCGGCAAGTCGGGCATTGACGTGCTGCCCGACCTTCCGTGGCACGGCTACGAGAAGGCCGACTACACAGATCGCGCGCTTGCAGGCGGCGCAGTCGTTGCGCTGGTCATTGATTTTCACCCCACCTCCTGGGTCTTCCGGAAGGGGCATCGCATTCGGGTCGCAATCGCGTGCGCCGACTACCCGACCTATCAGCTGCATCCCAAGTTGAGCACGGGCAATGATCCCGGAGACGACGACAATATCGTCCCGACCATCACGGTCTATCGCGACGACGCACATCCCTCGCACGTGGAGCTGCCGGTGATCCCTGCGTCGGCCGAGCGGACGTGA
- a CDS encoding MFS transporter, translated as MLFPAIRASLSLTYGAGGVIYAVRTIIQTMSGPFWGFAADRYNRKWILVLGTGIWGTLMALAALATDYWELLFVRVIACIGLGALYPASFSMLADVFGPHRRGRAMGALGMIGMLGVVAAAVGFGQLLEVSNRGWQWGIIDLNPDTGWRWAFVILGAASVLAGILIALLVRHPVRGAAEPELEGVMTEADAARFRFRMLDVKEVLRSRTMWVNLVQGCFLMTTLNSLSIYFVTWLVDDRGFAEGQAPIIFGGMVLALAIGSLVGGIACDVADERWPHHGRAALSQVSIALSFPAMWYMITAAEELRAILACGVFAGFFLEWTRRGVKQPLVQAVIRPEFRATAMAITEFFQGAVASVAVIGLGKFADMFESHGLTYALMVACGSWLFAGAAATAYYYVYPGESERFRRQMRERRELITGRTNDNARNDDG; from the coding sequence ATGCTGTTCCCTGCGATCCGCGCTTCGCTCTCGTTGACTTACGGCGCCGGTGGCGTGATTTACGCGGTGCGCACCATCATACAGACCATGAGCGGCCCGTTCTGGGGATTTGCCGCGGACCGCTACAACCGGAAATGGATTCTCGTCCTCGGTACCGGGATCTGGGGCACGCTGATGGCTCTGGCCGCCCTGGCTACTGACTACTGGGAGCTTCTGTTCGTGCGCGTGATCGCCTGCATTGGACTCGGCGCGCTCTACCCTGCGTCCTTCAGCATGTTGGCCGATGTATTCGGTCCTCATAGAAGAGGGCGGGCCATGGGAGCCCTGGGCATGATCGGGATGCTGGGGGTGGTGGCCGCCGCGGTGGGTTTCGGTCAATTGCTCGAAGTGTCCAACCGCGGGTGGCAATGGGGCATTATCGACCTCAACCCGGACACGGGATGGCGCTGGGCATTCGTGATCCTCGGCGCGGCCAGCGTCCTCGCCGGAATCCTGATTGCCCTCCTGGTGCGACATCCGGTGCGTGGCGCGGCGGAACCGGAGCTGGAAGGAGTCATGACCGAGGCCGATGCTGCACGTTTCCGCTTCAGAATGCTCGACGTCAAAGAGGTGCTGCGGAGCCGCACCATGTGGGTGAATCTGGTCCAGGGATGCTTCCTCATGACCACCCTGAATTCCCTGTCCATATACTTCGTTACCTGGCTTGTGGATGACCGCGGATTCGCGGAAGGACAGGCACCCATCATCTTCGGCGGCATGGTGCTGGCTCTGGCCATCGGCAGCCTGGTCGGGGGCATCGCCTGCGACGTCGCGGACGAGCGCTGGCCGCACCACGGCCGCGCCGCATTGTCCCAGGTGTCCATTGCGCTGTCTTTCCCGGCTATGTGGTACATGATCACCGCAGCCGAGGAGCTTAGAGCTATTCTGGCCTGCGGTGTATTCGCGGGATTCTTTCTCGAATGGACACGGCGGGGAGTCAAACAGCCCCTGGTTCAGGCAGTGATCCGGCCGGAGTTCCGCGCCACCGCCATGGCGATCACTGAGTTCTTCCAGGGCGCGGTGGCGTCGGTGGCCGTGATCGGCCTTGGCAAGTTCGCCGACATGTTCGAAAGCCACGGCCTGACCTATGCCCTCATGGTGGCCTGCGGCTCATGGCTTTTTGCCGGGGCGGCGGCTACCGCCTACTACTACGTCTATCCCGGGGAGTCCGAGCGCTTTCGAAGGCAGATGCGAGAACGCAGAGAGTTGATTACCGGCAGAACCAATGATAATGCTAGAAATGATGACGGATGA
- a CDS encoding helix-turn-helix transcriptional regulator, with the protein MSNTRTNNVQHFTAMFGALSNPNRLRVFLRLLSCCGPEAAGLTDDQATAFVGELGRDLGIAASTVSHHIKELHRSGLIQMERRGQRVACWVDRGTLRELAEFFSLQVGQQQSCFCQQGREVSDHRNEGKR; encoded by the coding sequence ATGTCGAATACTCGCACGAATAATGTGCAGCACTTCACAGCCATGTTCGGGGCGCTGTCCAACCCGAACCGGCTCCGCGTGTTCCTGCGGCTATTATCTTGCTGTGGGCCGGAGGCAGCTGGCCTCACGGACGACCAGGCAACTGCGTTCGTGGGCGAGTTGGGCCGTGACCTTGGGATCGCCGCCTCGACCGTGTCCCACCATATCAAAGAACTTCATCGGTCCGGCCTCATCCAGATGGAGAGGCGAGGGCAGAGGGTGGCATGCTGGGTGGATCGTGGCACTTTGCGGGAGCTGGCAGAGTTCTTCTCCCTCCAGGTCGGGCAGCAGCAGTCGTGTTTCTGTCAGCAAGGTCGGGAAGTGTCCGATCATCGTAACGAAGGCAAGCGGTGA
- a CDS encoding exo-alpha-sialidase: protein MPFGPLVFSIGAARSGEGAGPVEHRIVYLEEGRFAGWPANNGIWSWGDEIVVGFTLGHYKAKPDGHPIDPDRGSVARQARSLDGGETWTIEAPSYLDENGRERASQGLSEAIDFSHPDFAARFRGGQFLYSLDRCRTWHGPFQLPDFGRKGLLARTDYIVNGTRDLMAFIAAEKDEGGEGWPCCIRTTDGGKTWALVGWIGEQPGPEGYAIMPSTLRLSDDALLSIIRCAGVEEGKKQWWIEGYLSPDNGRNWYRLAEPTVNNHGNPPHMIWLQDGRIALTYGYRAAPYGIRALISSDRGKTWGEEIVLRDDGAVWDLGYPRTVQRPDGKCVTAYYFNDKQRVERYIACTIWDPGRP, encoded by the coding sequence ATGCCTTTTGGTCCCCTGGTTTTCTCGATCGGTGCCGCACGGTCCGGTGAAGGCGCAGGGCCGGTCGAACACCGTATCGTGTATCTCGAGGAGGGGCGGTTTGCCGGGTGGCCTGCCAACAACGGGATATGGTCATGGGGCGACGAGATCGTCGTCGGATTCACCTTGGGCCACTACAAGGCCAAACCCGATGGCCACCCCATCGACCCCGACCGCGGTTCAGTGGCGCGGCAGGCACGCAGCTTGGACGGAGGAGAGACGTGGACAATCGAAGCCCCGTCGTATCTTGACGAGAACGGACGCGAACGCGCGTCGCAAGGCCTCTCGGAAGCGATTGACTTTTCCCATCCCGACTTTGCGGCGCGCTTCAGAGGCGGCCAGTTCCTCTACTCCTTGGACCGCTGTCGAACTTGGCACGGCCCGTTTCAGTTGCCGGATTTCGGCCGGAAAGGATTGCTCGCGCGCACCGACTATATCGTAAACGGCACGCGTGATCTCATGGCCTTCATTGCCGCGGAGAAAGACGAAGGCGGCGAAGGCTGGCCGTGCTGTATCCGTACGACGGACGGGGGAAAGACGTGGGCGCTCGTGGGATGGATCGGGGAGCAGCCCGGGCCCGAGGGGTACGCGATCATGCCTTCGACCTTGCGCCTTTCAGATGATGCGCTCCTTTCGATCATACGCTGCGCCGGCGTCGAGGAAGGCAAGAAGCAGTGGTGGATCGAAGGCTATTTATCCCCGGATAATGGACGCAACTGGTATCGCCTGGCCGAGCCCACCGTCAACAACCATGGCAACCCGCCGCACATGATCTGGCTTCAGGACGGTCGCATCGCCTTGACCTATGGGTACCGCGCTGCGCCGTATGGGATCCGGGCGTTGATCAGCAGCGACCGGGGCAAGACGTGGGGCGAGGAGATCGTGTTGCGCGACGACGGCGCAGTGTGGGACCTGGGTTACCCGCGAACCGTCCAAAGGCCGGACGGCAAGTGTGTGACGGCCTACTACTTCAACGACAAGCAGCGGGTAGAGCGATACATCGCTTGCACCATCTGGGACCCGGGCCGGCCTTGA
- a CDS encoding glycosyltransferase family 39 protein, with the protein MFLLLSLVLNHAYLSGGFVADDLLLVNALRQQPLPYSRWLGLWSVGIEQVPDFTNLWWFERGTQGGFFRPLPSLILEGSYRLFKDNALPLHLLSIVLHGLVAFTTFRLFARLTGRALVAFVAGLLFITCEDHSLTVGWIATMTDLLCVTFINAALLAHVSWRETGRPILLATSLLCLALALTCKESAVVAPLSVVLLEWLLTRSEKAPFALAIKRSWYSAAILFVFLAAYELLHLGGMGNLLYLDPLAQTRLYLGNVATAMPVMFSGALTLIPPILTLFAPHTSVPLALLGGLVWLLFLWGIWPMRREPVVQWSLALFVLALLPQAATDPSGRLLYYPFVPMSYLLALLLCTTAPLARRCHQRGEEPPRRPPIALPTRIWGWYVLIGLFLPGAVFSAVLPKTYLASMQRPEHDVLTSLDVVRAHVEKNPDGTVVILNTSGQFLTLYVGGIYQFNLRRTVPTRILSSLNGQVTLERTGLRSFVLSTDRPGWLGNLFARVVRCNRQLTPGRVYRTSLFDAALRRLTPDRTDVLSVEFHFRRPLDDPSLLFLTWNGRAFVPLDVAALELGRRMPLANTSDIWRSMT; encoded by the coding sequence TTGTTCCTGCTGCTGTCGCTGGTGCTGAACCACGCTTATCTGTCGGGCGGCTTCGTAGCAGACGACCTTCTCCTTGTCAATGCGTTGCGCCAACAACCATTGCCGTACTCCCGTTGGCTGGGGCTTTGGTCAGTTGGCATTGAGCAGGTTCCCGATTTCACCAACCTATGGTGGTTCGAACGGGGGACACAGGGGGGCTTCTTCCGTCCGCTCCCGAGTCTAATCCTCGAAGGGTCCTATCGGCTCTTCAAGGACAACGCATTGCCACTACATCTTCTGTCGATCGTTCTCCATGGACTTGTCGCGTTCACCACGTTCCGGTTATTCGCACGGCTGACCGGCAGGGCATTGGTCGCATTTGTGGCGGGACTGCTGTTCATCACCTGTGAGGACCATTCGCTGACTGTGGGATGGATCGCGACGATGACCGACCTACTATGCGTCACGTTCATTAACGCGGCGCTGCTTGCGCATGTCTCTTGGCGAGAGACTGGTCGTCCGATCCTGTTGGCGACATCGCTGCTATGCCTGGCCCTTGCGTTGACGTGCAAGGAATCTGCGGTGGTCGCACCGCTCTCCGTAGTGTTGCTGGAGTGGCTCTTGACGCGATCGGAGAAAGCGCCGTTTGCCCTAGCGATCAAACGATCGTGGTACAGCGCAGCAATACTGTTTGTGTTCTTGGCTGCCTATGAGCTGCTGCATCTCGGCGGAATGGGCAATCTCCTCTATCTCGATCCGTTGGCGCAGACTCGCCTATACCTGGGCAATGTCGCCACGGCGATGCCGGTGATGTTCTCGGGCGCGCTGACCCTGATCCCGCCGATCCTGACACTTTTCGCGCCTCACACTTCAGTGCCTTTGGCGCTGCTTGGTGGACTCGTCTGGCTCCTTTTTCTGTGGGGCATCTGGCCGATGCGGCGCGAGCCCGTGGTGCAGTGGTCGTTAGCGTTGTTCGTGCTGGCGCTACTGCCACAGGCTGCCACGGATCCTTCCGGAAGACTGCTCTACTATCCGTTCGTTCCGATGAGCTACCTATTGGCGCTCCTGCTCTGCACGACGGCGCCGTTGGCTCGCCGATGCCACCAACGAGGCGAAGAACCGCCGCGTCGCCCTCCGATTGCGCTGCCGACTCGGATCTGGGGCTGGTATGTTCTGATCGGCCTGTTCTTGCCTGGCGCGGTTTTTTCCGCTGTCCTGCCTAAGACGTACCTGGCGAGCATGCAGCGGCCTGAGCACGATGTACTGACGAGTCTGGACGTTGTCCGCGCCCACGTCGAGAAGAATCCCGACGGGACGGTGGTGATCCTCAACACAAGCGGGCAATTCTTGACGCTCTATGTCGGCGGCATTTACCAGTTCAACCTGCGGCGAACCGTGCCGACACGGATTCTCTCGAGCCTGAACGGACAGGTCACGCTTGAGCGCACGGGGCTGCGGTCTTTCGTCCTGAGCACCGACCGGCCCGGATGGCTGGGAAACCTGTTCGCTCGCGTTGTCCGCTGCAATCGGCAGTTGACCCCGGGACGCGTCTATCGAACGTCCTTGTTCGACGCCGCTCTCCGTCGGCTCACCCCAGACAGGACTGACGTTCTCTCCGTGGAGTTCCACTTCCGTCGACCGCTGGATGACCCGAGCTTGCTCTTCCTCACTTGGAACGGCAGAGCGTTCGTTCCGCTCGACGTAGCCGCACTTGAACTGGGGCGACGGATGCCGTTGGCGAACACTTCCGACATTTGGAGAAGCATGACGTAG